One Triplophysa dalaica isolate WHDGS20190420 chromosome 1, ASM1584641v1, whole genome shotgun sequence DNA segment encodes these proteins:
- the LOC130437229 gene encoding ER membrane protein complex subunit 4 yields the protein MTSPGSQGGGAVSTRGGAAAKRMKWALELSLGNSRNRGDRQSKEGDVMYPVGYSDKPVPDTSVQEADRNLVEKRCWDVALGPLKQIPMNLFIMYMSGNTISIFPIMMVCMMAWRPIQALMSMSATFKLLESSSQQWLQGLVYLVGNLLGSALAIYKCQSMGLLPTHSSDWLAFIEPPQRMEIMGGGMIM from the exons ATGACATCACCGGGCAGTCAGGGGGGTGGAGCTGTGTCAACGAGAGGCGGAGCTGCAGCCAAGAGAATGAAATGGGCTTTAGAACTGAGTCTGGGCAACAGCAG GAACCGTGGGGACAGGCAGAGTAAAGAGGGCGATGTGATGTACCCTGTGGGATATTCGGATAAACCCGTCCCAGACACCAGTGTTCAAGAAGCCGACCGCAACCTGGTGGAGAAG AGATGCTGGGATGTGGCTTTGGGACCGCTGAAGCAGATTCCCATGAACCTCTTCATCATGTACATGTCAGGAAACACCATCTCCATCTTCCCCATCATGATGGTGTGTATGATGGCGTGGAGACCCATCCAGGCGCTAATGTCCATGTCAGCCA CGTTTAAGTTGTTGGAGAGCTCGAGTCAGCAGTGGTTACAGGGTTTGGTTTATCTCGTCGGGAATCTGCTGGGTTCAGCACTGGCCATCTACAAGTGTCAATCAATGGGGCTCCTCCCAACACACTCATCTGATTGGCTGGCGTTCATAGAACCGCCCCAG AGAATGGAGATAATGGGCGGAGGGATGATCATGTGA